The Aedes aegypti strain LVP_AGWG chromosome 3, AaegL5.0 Primary Assembly, whole genome shotgun sequence genome contains a region encoding:
- the LOC110678125 gene encoding histone H1B-like codes for MSEVAAAAAPAVSPAKAKKPRAPKGQGKAKKPSTHPPVNDMVVAAIKTLKERNGSSLQAIKKYIAANYKCDVAKLAPFLKKALKNGVEKGKFVQTKGTGASGSFKLKADAKKAAGEKKTKKAGEKKPKKAAGEKKKAAKKPAGEKKAKKPAGEKKAKKPAAAKKAKPAGAKAAKKAGGVKKAAAPKQKAIKPSKTAAKKPKTPKPKKAAPAKKAAAKKTAAKK; via the coding sequence ATGTCTGAAGTCGCCGCTGCCGCAGCCCCTGCTGTCTCGCCAGCCAAGGCCAAGAAGCCAAGGGCCCCTAAGGGACAGGGCAAGGCAAAGAAGCCATCGACCCATCCCCCGGTGAACGATATGGTGGTTGCTGCTAtcaaaaccctgaaggaacggAACGGATCCTCCTTGCAGGCCATCAAGAAGTACATTGCTGCCAACTACAAATGCGATGTCGCCAAGCTTGCCCCATTCCTGAAGAAGGCGCTGAAGAATGGTGTCGAAAAGGGCAAGTTTGTCCAAACCAAGGGAACTGGTGCCTCCGGATCGTTCAAACTGAAGGCTGATGCTAAGAAGGCCGCCGGTGAAAAGAAAACGAAGAAGGCCGGTGAGAAGAAACCCAAGAAGGCTGCCGGAGAGAAGAAGAAGGCTGCCAAGAAACCAGCTGGAGAGAAGAAGGCCAAGAAGCCAGCCGGCGAAAAGAAAGCCAAGAAGCCAGCTGCAGCGAAGAAAGCCAAACCTGCCGGTGCAAAGGCTGCCAAAAAGGCCGGAGGTGTAAAGAAGGCTGCTGCCCCGAAGCAAAAGGCCATCAAACCTTCGAAGACCGCCGCAAAGAAGCCAAAGACCCCAAAACCGAAGAAGGCTGCCCCAGCCAAGAAAGCTGCCGCAAAGAAGACCGCTGCCAAAAAGTAA
- the LOC110677926 gene encoding histone H4-like, whose protein sequence is MTGRGKGGKGLGKGGAKRHRKVLRDNIQGITKPAIRRLARRGGVKRISGLIYEETRGVLKVFLENVIRDAVTYTEHAKRKTVTAMDVVYALKRQGRTMYGFGG, encoded by the coding sequence ATGACTGGCCGTGGTAAGGGAGGCAAAGGACTAGGAAAAGGAGGCGCTaagcgtcatcgcaaggttttgcgtgaTAACATCCAGGGTATCACCAAGCCCGCCATCCGTCGTTTGGCTCGTCGTGGTGGAGTCAAGCGTATCTCTGGTCTTATCTACGAGGAAACCCGTGGAgtgctgaaggtattcctggaaaatGTCATTCGTGATGCTGTTACCTACACTGAACACGCCAAGCGTAAAACCGTAACCGCCATGGATGTTGTCTACGCTCTGAAGCGTCAGGGACGTACGATGTACGGTTTCGGAGGTTAA